A region of Allocoleopsis franciscana PCC 7113 DNA encodes the following proteins:
- a CDS encoding carboxymuconolactone decarboxylase family protein has product MAHFPIQDYEHVTDPKVKAVYEEIRTELGFGMVPNLFKSMASNPDFLEASWKKFRSIILQGDVPRTIKEMIGVAISQANQSQYALQVHLHGLSALGISEEVLQMLVADFDNCPLPEREKAVIRFGLLAATKPRHLKDIHYQQLEELGLDSAEIFELITTANLFTEVNQYTDAIALEIDQL; this is encoded by the coding sequence ATGGCACACTTTCCCATCCAAGACTATGAACACGTAACTGATCCAAAGGTCAAGGCTGTCTATGAGGAAATTCGCACAGAGTTGGGATTTGGCATGGTGCCAAATTTGTTCAAATCGATGGCAAGCAATCCTGACTTTTTGGAAGCCAGTTGGAAAAAGTTTCGCTCAATCATCCTTCAGGGGGATGTGCCCCGCACGATTAAAGAAATGATTGGGGTTGCTATTTCCCAAGCGAATCAGAGTCAGTATGCTCTCCAAGTTCACTTGCATGGATTATCCGCGTTAGGGATTAGTGAAGAAGTGCTTCAGATGCTGGTTGCAGACTTTGACAACTGTCCACTGCCGGAACGAGAAAAAGCAGTGATTCGCTTTGGGCTACTTGCGGCGACTAAACCCCGGCATTTAAAAGATATCCATTACCAACAGCTAGAAGAGTTGGGACTAGACTCAGCAGAAATCTTTGAGTTGATTACGACGGCAAATTTGTTTACAGAAGTTAATCAATACACAGATGCGATCGCGTTAGAAATTGATCAGTTATAA
- a CDS encoding aminopeptidase P N-terminal domain-containing protein yields MIPQTEYTERREQLMAKIGNGTAIFRSAPVAVMHNDVEYVYRQDSDFFYLTGFNEPEAVAVLAPHHEEHRYILFVQPKEWDKEVWTGYRTGVDAAKEKYGADEAYPIAELGEKLPKYLEKADRIYYHLGRDRQFNDCIITHWQQLMATYPKRGTGPIAIESTHPILHAMRLVKSPTELEMMRKAVEISVEAHNHARKFTQPGRYEYEVQAELEHIFRLRGALGPAYPSIVASGMNSCILHYIENNRQMQENDLLLIDAGCSYGYYNADITRTFPVGNHFTPEQKILYELVLKAQLEAIAQVQPGNPYSSFHDTAVRVLVEGLMDLGLLAGDIEEIIKEEKYKPLYMHRTGHWLGLDVHDAGVYKHGENWQTLQPGHVVTVEPGLYIGLDAKPAEGQPEIDQRWRGIGIRIEDDVLVTESGHEVLTAGVPKAIEDMER; encoded by the coding sequence ATGATTCCGCAAACCGAGTACACAGAACGTCGCGAACAGTTGATGGCGAAGATTGGCAATGGTACCGCGATTTTTCGCAGTGCCCCGGTTGCGGTGATGCACAATGATGTAGAGTACGTTTATCGACAAGACAGCGACTTCTTTTATTTAACAGGGTTCAATGAACCCGAAGCGGTAGCAGTCCTCGCACCGCATCACGAAGAACATCGATATATTCTATTTGTTCAACCCAAAGAATGGGATAAAGAAGTCTGGACTGGTTATCGGACAGGGGTGGACGCCGCTAAGGAAAAATATGGTGCAGACGAAGCCTATCCCATCGCGGAACTGGGTGAAAAGTTACCGAAGTATTTGGAAAAAGCCGATCGCATTTATTATCATTTAGGGCGCGATCGCCAGTTCAACGATTGTATTATCACCCATTGGCAACAGTTGATGGCGACCTATCCCAAGCGCGGCACCGGCCCGATTGCGATTGAATCCACCCATCCTATTCTCCATGCCATGCGTTTGGTTAAAAGCCCAACGGAGTTGGAGATGATGCGAAAAGCCGTGGAAATTTCGGTTGAAGCCCACAACCACGCCCGTAAGTTTACCCAACCCGGACGCTATGAGTATGAAGTCCAGGCGGAGTTAGAACACATCTTTCGCTTGCGGGGTGCCTTGGGGCCAGCTTATCCCTCAATTGTGGCGTCAGGGATGAATAGCTGTATTTTGCACTACATCGAGAATAATCGGCAGATGCAAGAGAATGACTTACTGCTGATTGATGCGGGTTGCTCCTATGGGTACTACAACGCAGATATTACTCGTACCTTCCCGGTGGGCAACCACTTTACCCCAGAGCAAAAAATCCTGTATGAGCTGGTGTTGAAGGCGCAGTTAGAAGCGATCGCGCAAGTGCAACCCGGAAACCCCTACAGTTCATTTCATGATACTGCCGTGCGGGTATTAGTTGAAGGGTTGATGGACTTGGGACTGCTGGCGGGTGATATTGAAGAAATCATCAAAGAGGAAAAGTACAAACCCTTATACATGCACCGTACCGGACACTGGCTGGGGTTAGATGTTCACGATGCGGGTGTTTATAAGCATGGGGAAAACTGGCAAACATTACAACCCGGTCATGTAGTCACAGTAGAACCGGGGCTGTATATTGGTCTTGATGCTAAACCAGCAGAAGGGCAACCAGAAATTGATCAGCGTTGGCGTGGCATCGGCATTCGGATTGAGGATGATGTTTTAGTCACCGAGTCGGGACATGAGGTGCTGACTGCCGGTGTACCGAAAGCCATTGAGGATATGGAACGGTAA
- a CDS encoding regulatory protein RecX, giving the protein MTCLDYFYQLLSRRDYSAYELTKKGKEKGFEQDEIAEAIEELQSKDYQSDTRLVESMITSYQGKYGKSMIKRKCREKGINADVFEEIWESQIDEEQIGELDDLKAKVMRKYKIDDFRAIEAKTKAKLWNYLQYRGFNPSEVLTQWQREQEEVME; this is encoded by the coding sequence ATGACTTGCTTAGATTATTTCTACCAACTCTTATCTCGCCGAGACTACAGCGCTTATGAACTCACTAAGAAAGGCAAAGAAAAGGGATTTGAACAAGATGAAATTGCTGAAGCGATTGAGGAACTTCAGAGTAAAGATTATCAATCCGACACACGCTTAGTCGAAAGCATGATTACTTCCTATCAGGGCAAATATGGAAAATCTATGATTAAGCGCAAATGTCGTGAAAAGGGAATTAATGCCGATGTGTTTGAGGAAATCTGGGAGTCACAAATTGATGAAGAGCAAATAGGGGAACTGGATGATTTAAAGGCTAAAGTCATGCGAAAGTACAAAATTGATGACTTCCGAGCCATCGAGGCGAAAACCAAAGCGAAGTTATGGAACTATCTTCAGTACAGAGGGTTTAATCCTAGTGAAGTGTTAACTCAGTGGCAGAGGGAACAAGAAGAAGTGATGGAGTAA
- a CDS encoding CsbD family protein, which translates to MEERQIFSISTGKEFNMSLEKRVEAIAKNLEGKVQETVGELTGNERQKVEGQMKQVQASAMNAREDLKDKAKKIIDKA; encoded by the coding sequence TTGGAAGAAAGGCAAATTTTTAGTATTTCCACAGGAAAGGAGTTCAACATGAGTCTTGAAAAGCGCGTGGAAGCAATTGCCAAAAACTTAGAAGGGAAAGTCCAAGAAACTGTTGGAGAGTTGACAGGCAACGAAAGGCAAAAAGTAGAAGGCCAAATGAAGCAGGTGCAAGCTTCAGCTATGAATGCCCGTGAAGACCTCAAAGATAAGGCCAAGAAAATAATCGACAAAGCTTAA
- a CDS encoding type II toxin-antitoxin system ParD family antitoxin, producing MTSINISLPESMKAYIEEQVATGGYGTVSEYFRELIRQDQKRKAKERLESLLLEGLDSEPATVMTAQDWEDIRRAVRDKIIQRNQHNPNDA from the coding sequence ATGACCAGTATCAATATCTCGCTACCTGAGTCCATGAAAGCCTATATAGAAGAACAGGTAGCTACTGGTGGCTATGGAACGGTTAGCGAGTATTTTCGTGAATTGATTCGCCAGGATCAGAAGCGGAAAGCCAAGGAACGTCTTGAATCTCTCTTATTAGAAGGACTCGATTCTGAACCTGCAACGGTAATGACGGCTCAGGATTGGGAAGACATCCGTCGAGCGGTACGAGACAAAATTATTCAGCGTAATCAACATAATCCCAACGATGCCTGA
- a CDS encoding Uma2 family endonuclease has translation MEAPATATIKDLYHVPENGKAEIVHGEIVLMPPTGDEPGYAGDEIFVSLRDYSKRTQRGRAVGDNKGFRVNLPHRKSFSPDAAFYTGPRTGMKFFDGTPLFAVEVRSEGDYGPKAEKDMAAKRADYFAAGTLVVWDVDLLSEDVVRVYRASAPDNPTIYRRGEIAEAEPAVPGWTMPVDDLFDE, from the coding sequence ATGGAAGCACCTGCAACGGCAACAATTAAGGATTTGTACCATGTGCCTGAGAATGGCAAAGCGGAGATTGTGCATGGAGAAATCGTATTGATGCCACCAACCGGCGATGAGCCTGGGTATGCAGGTGATGAAATTTTTGTATCGTTGCGCGACTACAGTAAGCGTACTCAGAGGGGTCGAGCAGTTGGTGATAATAAGGGTTTCCGAGTAAATTTGCCCCATCGCAAATCCTTTAGTCCGGATGCCGCATTCTACACTGGGCCCCGCACTGGAATGAAGTTTTTTGATGGTACTCCTCTGTTTGCTGTGGAAGTGAGGAGTGAGGGAGATTACGGACCGAAAGCGGAAAAAGATATGGCGGCTAAACGGGCTGATTACTTTGCGGCTGGAACTTTAGTAGTTTGGGATGTCGATTTGTTGAGTGAGGATGTGGTACGGGTGTATCGTGCTAGCGCTCCGGATAATCCAACAATATACCGACGGGGTGAGATTGCTGAAGCTGAGCCAGCCGTACCGGGATGGACAATGCCTGTGGATGATTTGTTTGATGAATAA
- a CDS encoding Uma2 family endonuclease, translating to MTPTTSKPKQRLTFEQFIEQYPEDGRYELVDGEMMRILATRQHDDVADFIAKQLDREVDRLSLNYKVSGRIVLATLTPDGREQGRHPDVSVVSLEVWRSNRFAYSALWEPIQLAVEVISTNWEDDYIDKLDEYQRLGILEYWIVDYLALGSRNYLGNPKVPSVFVYQLDANGVYQLTAYKGSERIVSPTFPELELTVDQILSV from the coding sequence ATGACCCCAACGACAAGTAAGCCAAAGCAAAGGCTGACCTTTGAGCAATTTATCGAGCAATATCCTGAAGATGGTCGCTATGAACTTGTCGATGGGGAAATGATGAGAATTCTAGCGACCAGACAGCACGATGATGTAGCAGACTTTATCGCTAAACAACTGGACAGAGAAGTTGACCGACTGAGCTTGAACTACAAGGTGTCAGGTAGGATTGTGCTTGCAACTTTAACCCCAGATGGTAGGGAGCAGGGACGGCATCCGGATGTAAGTGTAGTTAGTTTGGAGGTATGGCGTTCAAACCGTTTTGCTTACTCTGCTCTATGGGAACCAATCCAGCTTGCCGTTGAGGTTATTTCCACTAACTGGGAAGATGACTATATCGATAAACTAGACGAATATCAACGTCTGGGTATCCTGGAATATTGGATTGTGGATTATCTGGCTCTTGGTAGTAGGAATTACCTGGGTAATCCTAAAGTTCCTTCTGTTTTTGTCTATCAGTTAGATGCGAATGGGGTCTATCAGTTAACGGCTTACAAAGGTTCTGAGCGGATTGTATCTCCCACCTTCCCAGAATTGGAATTAACTGTCGATCAGATTTTGAGCGTGTAG
- a CDS encoding alpha/beta hydrolase has protein sequence MGNIQIICDFYSPLELVKRTLRIFTPEAYHQQPNRRFPVLYMFNGQNIFYHPESAVYDNLGINITLERLIAEDSIPPWIIVGVDHLPNRVAEYSPWYGGRGLLTADFIVHHLKPYIDHHYRTRPESQWTGVMGASLSGSFSLFLGKKYPQIFGRIGSISPPLKWGSDRLFQYWDRHTHYWSKILLHVRSQEQYSFYGIWMDYFTNTTDFYNHLKSLGYCEHQLCFLLGEGKADDKTAWRKQLPHILRWLLQRPQPATLLLRDCVCGSLQPGVA, from the coding sequence ATGGGTAATATCCAAATCATTTGCGACTTTTACTCGCCGCTCGAACTGGTCAAACGTACTTTAAGGATTTTTACCCCTGAGGCTTATCACCAGCAACCCAACCGTCGGTTTCCGGTGCTGTATATGTTCAATGGGCAAAATATCTTTTATCACCCCGAATCAGCGGTTTACGACAATTTAGGAATTAATATAACCCTAGAGCGCCTGATTGCGGAAGATAGCATTCCACCTTGGATTATTGTGGGTGTGGATCATTTGCCGAATCGAGTGGCAGAGTACTCGCCTTGGTATGGGGGGCGCGGTTTGTTAACGGCTGATTTTATAGTTCATCATCTAAAACCCTACATTGATCATCACTACCGCACTCGACCGGAATCGCAATGGACGGGTGTCATGGGAGCCAGTTTGAGTGGCTCGTTTTCACTATTTTTAGGTAAGAAATATCCCCAGATTTTTGGTCGAATTGGCAGTATTTCTCCTCCTTTGAAGTGGGGAAGTGATCGCCTTTTTCAATACTGGGATCGCCACACTCATTATTGGTCTAAAATCCTGCTCCACGTTCGCAGCCAAGAGCAGTACTCGTTCTACGGAATTTGGATGGACTATTTCACAAATACGACAGACTTTTACAATCATTTGAAAAGTCTTGGCTACTGCGAGCACCAGTTGTGCTTTTTGCTAGGCGAAGGCAAAGCTGACGACAAAACGGCTTGGCGAAAGCAACTGCCCCATATCCTGCGCTGGTTACTGCAACGACCCCAACCTGCCACACTATTGCTTAGGGATTGTGTGTGCGGTTCACTACAGCCCGGAGTGGCTTGA